Proteins encoded by one window of Tubulanus polymorphus chromosome 7, tnTubPoly1.2, whole genome shotgun sequence:
- the LOC141908552 gene encoding galanin receptor 2a-like: protein MNTSSETFTLLSPAPLGFLMVGIIGTLANSLVIVVFISVPSMLLKLTNIYILNQSLIDGTLSIILIGTSVREHMMFAPSDFDGKVLFCRLILSRVFLWSLLYSSSYNLVIMSLEKYVAICHPFKHERFFSRSRVFVTLVIAWMFGLIWGMQNAITTVYIDGRCMFNSVWLGHWKEAFAYMNLPVQLVVPVAVMGYVYIAIAKTISNSMKERQELTRMLAEHRLVITVLMLIILCRSGIISKAVPSKSMKSQGKIRAFVTCRKECIHRCDFQVYRIDNNSIYCHDCLRECMYAFLDQALHLGVDFDRSKPKKKAYKRYT from the exons ATGAATACATCGTCGGAAACTTTCACTCTACTCTCACCGGCGCCACTCGGCTTCCTGATGGTCGGTATCATCGGGACGTTGGCGAATTCACTGGTCATAGTAGTTTTCATCAGCGTTCCATCGATGTTATTGAAACTTACAAACATCTATATCTTGAATCAATCGCTAATTGACGGGACTTTGTCCATAATTCTGATCGGCACGAGCGTCCGCGAACATATGATGTTCGCACCGAGCGACTTCGACGGCAAAGTGTTGTTTTGCCGGCTTATTTTGTCTCGCGTATTTCTATGGAGCTTGCTTTACAGTTCCAGCTACAATCTCGTCATCATGTCACTCGAAAAATACGTAGCTATCTGCCACCCTTTTAAACACGAGCGATTTTTTTCTCGGAGCCGGGTTTTCGTGACGCTGGTAATTGCTTGGATGTTCGGTTTAATATGGGGTATGCAGAACGCCATCACGACTGTTTACATCGACGGGCGATGTATGTTCAACTCCGTATGGCTGGGGCACTGGAAGGAGGCTTTCGCCTATATGAATTTACCCGTTCAACTGGTTGTTCCTGTCGCTGTCATGGGATATGTTTACATCGCTATCGCAAAAACAATTTCCAATAGCATGAAG GAGCGACAGGAATTAACGAGAATGTTAGCCGAGCACCGATTGGTAATAACTGTATTGATGTTGATAATATTGTGTCGGTCGGGAATTATTAGCAAGGCTGTGCCATCGAAGTCCATGAAATCACAGG GAAAAATCCGAGCCTTTGTAACGTGTCGTAAAGAATGCATTCACAGATGCGATTTTCAGGTTTACAGAATCGACAACAATTCCATATATTGTCACGATTGCTTACGAGAATGCATGTACGCATTTCTGGACCAGGCGCTGCACCTCGGAGTCGATTTTG